The Anaeromyxobacter sp. Fw109-5 genomic interval TTCGGCGTGCAACAGGTTGTGCGACTTGCAGGCGACTCGGAGGTTCTCGACCGTCGAGGGTCCGCCCAGGGCCTGCGGGTGGATGTGGTCGAGCTCCAGCTGCCAGCGGCTGTTGCAGCGCCGCCCGTCCGGAGCGACCCAGGCGCAGCGTCCGCCGTCGCGCTTCCAGACCTCGCGCCGCACTATCGCCGGGATCGTGCTCGTGGGCGCGGCGGACTCGGCGGAGGGACGTGGCTCCCGGTCGGTCCCCCGCTGCCGCTGCGGCGCGACCGCGCCCTTGCGCCTGCCGTGCTTCTCGATGGCGCAGCGGATGGCCTCCCGGAGCACCCCCGCGAGATCGCCGTCCGGGAACTTGTGCGAGAGCAGCGCGGTGAGCGTCTCGAGGTCCTCCTTGCAGGCCCGGTCGATGGTGACCCGCAGCGACCAGCCGCTCTCGCTCACCGCACGGGTGACCGCCCGCGTCCTCTGGCGAGACGGGTCGGACGGCGCGGGCATCGTGGCGGGGGACACCCCGGCAGCAGCGGCCGACGACGGCGGCGCGAGCGGCGACTCCTGCGGCTCGGCAGGTCCGGCATCCACTGCCGCCAGCGGCAGCGCCGGGGCGCTCGCGGCTGCAGCGCGGTCGGGCAGCTTGCGCAGGCCCGCCCGCGGAGCGGTGCGCGCCTGGAGCGAGGCGACGAGGTGATCCACCTCCGCCTTGGTGCGGTACGCGGCCCGGCCGACGAGGTCGGGCAGGTTCTCCTCGGTCAGCACCTGGCCGAGCAGCTGGACGGTGGAGATGCAAAGGCGGCCATCTCGCAGGGCGTCCTCGAGGCTGGGGAACCGGCGCAGCACCCGCATCGCCTGGATGCGTCGCCCGGCCGCGCCCTCGCGCAGGTGGAGCACCTCCAGGCAATACGCCCAGAGCGAGGGGTAGCCGGCGTCCACGTACGCGCGGCGGCGATCGAACACCTCGAGGTGGAGGAGGAACTCGACCTGGACGTCGCGCTCCTGGCCTGCGAGCTCGCGCAGGCGCTGGGCGAGGAGGGTCGAGTCGAGGGCGGAAGGGGCGATCGCGGGCATGGTGCACCTCCTGTGCACCCTTCGTAACACGCGATGTGCGGCTCGCCTGGAACGCACCAGGCTCGCGCCTGCGCTGCGTTCCGGCCCCGCCCCTTCGCCGTCCATGCGGCGCGCCGGACGCGCACGGCGCGGCCTGCCTGCGCTCGCGAGGTACGTGCTCTCGACGTACCGCGGACGTCGAAGCGCGCTTCGCCTCGAACCTCGTCAAGAGGGCGACGTTCACCCACCGCAACTGGGACTCGCGGGGCTCGCAAGAGCTGTCGCTGGAGATAGCAGGGACTATTAGTGAATGCCGCTAGACGGTTGCGCGACCTTCCTCGGACCTGCTCCGCCCGCTCCCCAGTCCTCGCGTCGACGGCGACGAAGACCCGCCCGTGCGATGCGCGAGGCGCGCCGGGAACCGAGCGCCTCTCCCCTCGATGCCCGAGCCCTCTGCGTCGAGCGGCGGCACACAACCCCGCGCGCGCGCGTGCTGTCGCCGTGGGATGTGACGAATGAAGAGACCCCGACCCCGACCTTGTCATTCATCACATCGGCTCGTCCTGGACTCGGGACGAGGTGCCGACCGCGCGACCGCGGTGGGCACGCGAGAGGGAGCAGTACGCGCGAGCGAAAGGCGGGCGGAGTCGCCGCGCTCCGCCGCGTCGCCGCCTTTTCCTACGGCGCGCGCGCCGAGAAATGAATGAGCGCCTCGAGCGCGTTGGTCGTCGTCAGGATACCGACGAGGTCGCCGCGGTCGTCCACCACGATGACGCCGTTCAGCTTCCGGTCGTGGAGGAGCTTCGCCGCCTCCGAGAGCGGTGTCCCGACCTTGACCGCGTGCGGGCTCGGGTTCATCGCCGCGGTCACGGGCGTCTTCGAGAGCAGGTAGTGGAGCTCCCACTGGTCGAGACTCGTCGCCTTCGCCGGCATGTAGCCGAGCAGCATCTTCTCCGTGACGAGGCCGACGAGCTTGCCGCCCTTCATCACCGGCAGGCGCCGGATGTTCTTCTCTCGCAGGAGGTGGATCGCCTCCACGATCGACGCGTCGTCCCCGATGGTGATCGGGTTCCGCGTCATCCAGTCGCCGACCGTGAGCTTCGTGTCCGCCATGATCACATCCCCAGGAAGGCCTTCTTCACGTGCGCGTTGTCGAGCAGCTCGGCCCCGGTGCCGGAGAGTACCACCCGGCCCGTCTCGAGCACGTAGGCCCGATGGGAGATGCGCAGCGACTGGAACACGTTCTGCTCGACGAGGAGGATGGTCGTCCCCTGACGGTTGATCTCCTTGATGATCTCGAAGATGTTCCGCACGAGCAGCGGCGACAGCCCGAGCGAGGGCTCGTCGAGGAGCAGGACGCGGGGGTTGCCCATGAGCCCGCGGCCGATCGCCAGCATCTGCTGCTCTCCGCCGGACATCGTGCCGCCGAGCTGGCTCTTGCGCTCCGCGAGGCGCGGGAAGAGCGAGAACACCCGCTCCATGTTGCGCTCGCGGTCCTTGCGCGTGGCCTTCACGAACGAGCCCATGCGCAGGTTCTCGGTGACCGTCATCTCCGGGAAGATGCGGCGCGCCTCCGGCACCTGCACGATCCCCAGCTCCACCACCTTGTGGGAGGGGACGTGCGAGAGCTCGTGACCCTCGAACATGATGGACCCGTCCGTCGGGCGGACGAGGCGGGAGACGTTCTTCAGGATGGTCGACTTGCCGGCGCCGTTCGAGCCGACCACCGTGACGATCTCGCCCTGCTTCACCTCGAGGTCGACGTCCCAGAGGACCTGCAGGTCGCCGTAGGCGAAGTTGAGCTTGCGGATCTGCAGCATGGGGTCTCCCGTCACTCGACCCGCTCGCCCAGATAGGCGGCGATGACGTCGGGGTTGTCGGCGATCTCGCGGGGCCCGCCCTCGGCGAGCTTCTCGCCCGAGTTCAGGACCACGATGCGGTCGGAGATCCGCATGATGGCCTTCATGTCGTGCTCGATGACCATCTGCGTGAGCCCGCGCTTCTTGAGCTCGAGGATGAGCTGGATGATCTCCTCCGACTCGGCGGGGTTGAGGCCGCCCATCACCTCGTCGAGGAGCAGGAGCTCGGGCTTCGTGGCGAGGGCGCGCGCGACCTCCAGCTTCTTGCGGTCGCCGATGGGGAGCCCGCCCGCGGGGAACTCCGGCTTGTGCTCCATGCGGACGACCTTGAGCTGCTCCATCGCGAGCTCGCGCGCGACCTTCAGGCTCGAGGTGCGGGCGAGGGCGCCGACCATCACGTTGTCCAGCACCGAGAGCTTCGCGAGCGGACGGACCTTCTGCCAGGTCCGCACCATGCCGAGCCGGCAGACCTGATCCGGCTGGAGCCCGTTCAGCCGCGTGCCCTTGAACGTCACCTCGCCCTTCGAGGGCGGGTAGTAGCCGGTGATGCAGTTGAAGAGGGTGGTCTTGCCCGCGCCGTTCGGGCCGATGAGGCCCATGATCATCCCCTGCTCCATGGAGAAGGAGACGTCGGAGTTCGCCGCGAGCCCGCCGAAGAACTTGGAGACGTGCTTGATTTCGAGGATCGCCATGGTCGCCTCCGTCAGGCCGTCGCGGCCGGCTCGGTCCGTCCCCGCGCGGCCGTGCGGCGCACGCGCGCCGCGATGCGCCGGATCACGCCGAGCACGCCCTCGGGGGCGAAGAGGATCACGATCACCACGAGGATGCCGTACACGAGCAGGTGCGCGTTGGAGAGGTTCGCCTCGACGAACCGCACGAACCCGGAGTCCGAGGAGAGGATCCCGAGCTGAACGAGCCCCTTGGGGTTGCGGAGCACCTCGGAGAGGGGGACGAGGACCATGGCGCCGATGACCGGCCCGAGGATCGTCCCGATCCCGCCGATGATGCAGATGAGGACGAACTGCACCGAGACGTCGAGGCCGAACACCGTGTTCGGGTCGATGAACTTCACGAACATCGCGTAGAAGCCACCCGCCCACGCGGTGAACGCCGCGGAGATGGCGAGGGCCACGTTCTTGTAGAAGGCCGGGTTGATGCCGAGCGAGTGCGCCGCGTCCTGGTCCTCGCGGATCGCCTGGAAGTAGTACCCGAGCTTCGAGTGCTGGACGAGGTAGTTCGCCACGATGGTGATCACCGCGAGCCCGAGCGCGGCGAAGTAGAACGGCCGCTTCGTGAAGAACTCGATCTCGGTCGCGCCGATCTTCAGGGCAGGGATGTCCGACAGCAGGAAGCCCTCGGCGCCGCGCGTGAAGTCCTTGAAGTGGAGGGCCGCGAGCCGGATGATCTCGGCCACCGAGATGGAGGCGAGCACGAAGTACGGGCCGCGCAGGCGGAACGTGATGCTGCCGATGACGAGCGACAGCGCCACCGCCGCCGCGATCGCCGCCCAGATCCCGATCCAGGGGGCGATCTTGTTCAGCTCGAGCAGCATCGTCGTGACGTAGGCGCCGATGCCGAAGTACGCGGCGTGGCCCACCGAGTACTGGCCGGCGTAGCCGCCGACGACGTTCCAGGCCTGGCCCTGGATGATGGCGAGGAACAGCACGACGCCCATGTGCAGGACGTACGGCTTCTTCACGAAGCTCGGGAACGCCCACAGCGCCGCGACCGCGGCGACGAACAGGACGAGCCCGAGGACGGAGAAGCCGCGCGGTGCGCGGGAGAGCAGAGGAGGCCTATCCATGGAGTGCTCCCTTAGGCCCGGGTCTTCCCGAGGAGGCCGGACGGCTTGAACAGGAGGAGGCCGAGGAACAGCACGAAGGTGACGAGCTCCTTCAGGCCCGACGCGATGTACACCGCCGAGAGCGACTCGGTGACTCCGATGATGAGGCCGCCGAGCGTCGCGCCGATGACGCTGCCCATGCCGCCCAGCACCACGATCACGAACGCCTTCAGCGTGAACGCGCTGCCGACCTGGGGGAAGATGTAGTAGGTGGGCGAGATGAGCGCGCCCGCCACCCCGGCGAGCGCGGACCCCAGGCCGAACGCCAGCACCGACATCGCCTTCACGTTGATGCCCATGAGCTGCGCCGCGTCGCGGTCCTGCGCGGTGGCGCGGATCGCCTGGCCGGTGTCCGTCTTGAGGAGGAACCAGTAGAGCGCGCCGGTGATCGCCGCGGTGATGAGGAAGGCGTAGAGCAGCGGCTGCGAGATCGAGATCCCGCCCACGGAGAAGCTCGAGGACGAGTAGGAGGTGGTCAGGATCCGGTAGTCGGACGTGAAGGCCAGCATGATCGAGTTCGACATGATGAGGCCGAGCCCGATCGTGAGCAGGATCTGGTTCTGCGGGAGCGCGTTGAGCACGCGGTTGATGATCGTCTTCTGCAGGAACGCGCCCCACAGGAACAGGAGCGGGGCGGTGATCACGATCGAGAGGAACGGATCGATCCCGAGCCAGGAGAAGACGATCCAGGTCGCGTACATCCCCAGCATGAGCAGCTCGCCTTGCGCGAAGTTGATGATGCGCATGACGCCGAAGATGATCGTGAGACCGATCCCGATGAGCGCGTAGACGCCGCCCACGAGGATCCCGCTGATCACCGATTGCATGAACACGGTCATTCGGCTGGCTCCGCGATGCTCCGTTCGAGGGTGAGACACGGACGAGAAGGCGGGCGAGCGTACCCAAACAGGCGCGCCGACTTCAATATCCGTCGGCTCGCCGCGCGCCGAAAATTCGCGACCGGCGCTCGGCGGAAGGTGACCGGCGCCGGAAAACGACGGGGCGGCGGGCCCGCGTCCGGCCCGCCGCCCCGAGAGCTTCAGCTTCGCCAGGCGCGGCTCGTGCCGCGCCGCGGCGGGACGATCACTTCCAGGTGAACGGGAAGACCGCCTTCTTCTTCGCGAGCTGCTTCGGGTAGACGGTCACCGACTTGCCGCCCTGGTACTGGATGACCGGCATGATGAGCTTGTTCTGGTTCGTGAACCCCTCGTAATCCTGGAAGTCCACCTCGCCCATGATGCCGGTCCACTTGCCGGCCTTGAGCTCCTCCTGGATCTTCTTGCGGTCGCCGCCCGCCTTCTGCGCCGCCTCGCCGACGACCATCATGGCCGCGTACGCGCAGGCCGCGTGATAGGTCGGCTTCTTGCCGTACTTCTGGCGATAGCGGTTCGCGAACTCCTCCGCCCCCGGCGTGCTCTCCGGCGTCCACTGGGTCACCGAGAAGACGAGGTTGGAGATGTCCTTCTCGCTCTCGAACTGTGCGGTGTCGAACCCGGCGCCGCCGCCGAGGAACGCCTGCGGCTTCAGGCCGACCTCGCGCGACTGCCGCATGAGCAGGATGGCGTCCGCGACGTAGGACACCATGAAGACGAGGTCGGGGTTCGCCGCCTTGACCTTCGTGAGGGTCGAGCGGTAGTCCGGCGCGCCCTTCTGGTAGGCCTCGTCCCCGACGACCTTGAGGCCCTTCTTCTGCGCGTAGTCCTTCCCCGCGGTCGCCACGGAGGTCCCGAAGTCGGTGGACTCGTAGATGAAGGCGATCGTCTTCGGCTTGCCGAACTCGAGCGCCGCGTCGAGGAGCGACTGCGCGTACTGGTGCGCCGGCGCGTTGAGCCGGAAGACCCAGTCGTACCCCTGGCGCGTGATCTCCTCCTTCGCGGCCGCGGGCACGACCTGGGGCACCTTGTACTGGTTCGCGAGCTTCGCGACCGCGTTCGCCGTCGCCGAGGTGTAGGGGCCGACCACCGCCGCGACCTCGTCACCCGTCGCGAGCTGCTCCATCGCGCTCATCGACACCTGGGGCTTGCCGGTGTCGTCCTGCTTGATGAGCTGTACGTTCACGCCCTTCTTCTTGAGATCCTCGACGGCCATGTCGACGCCGTTCGTGAGGTTCTCGCCGATGGGGGCCTCGGGGCCGGTGATGGAGTTGATGAACCCGATCTTCACCTGCGCCTGGCCCGCGCCCGGAAGGGCGAGGCTGAGCGCGGCGAGGGCCGGGGCGAGCATCTTCTTCATGTGCCGCTCCTTGCGAGAGGGTGAAACCCTTTGACGTACGAAGGCGTCCGCGGAATTCAACCTCCGCGGACGCCCCCGATGTGACCCCGACTAGAACTTCAGCTGCGAGGAGACCGCGATCTGGCTGGCGTCGAAGTCGGCGCCGTTGCCGTACGTGGTCTCGGTCCGCATGAACTCCACGCCGAACCGCCAGGCCTTCCCGGCGTTCACGAGCGCGCCGAAGGCGAGCTGCGTGTTCTCCTCGCGGGCGGTCGCGGCGGTGACGAACTCCGGCTCGTCGCTCTCGGCCGAGCCGTAACCGGCGGTGAGCCAGAGGTACGGGACCGGCTTGATGATGGCCTGCGCCCACCAGCCCTTCGTGTCGAGCGCCTCACGCGCCCCCGCGTCGCCGCGGGTGCTCGGGTCCGGGGCGTTGTACGTATCGCTCGCGCCGGAGCCCATGTAGTACTCGCCCTTCGCCGCCAGGAACTGCGTCAGGTTCAGCTCGGCGTCGACGCCGAACATCCAGGTGTCGAGCTCGTCGTCCGTGCCGCCCGTGGCGTTCAGGTACTTCCGCTCCTGCCGGTGGTAGCTCACGCCCACCGTGCCGCCCATGTCCGGGGCGAACTTCGCGTTCACGGCCGCGCGCGCCTCGAGGTCCGGCACGCCGGAGGCGTTGCCGGGGCCGAAGTCGGTGCCGTGCGGCCCGTCGCCGTCGGTGAAGCCGTCGGCCGGCGAGAGCACCGCGCCCTGGAGCGTCAGGCCCATGTCACCGAACTTCCCGTTGAACGTGGCGCGCACCTGGGGAGAGCGGCGCCACAGGTTGCCGGCCTGCCAGAAGAGCGGATCCGCGACCCAGGCCAGCGACTCCGCGAAGAGCGGGTTCACGAGGCCGTACTCCTGGCCGGCGAGGACGGCGAACGAGGAGCCGTTCGCGAACTTCCAGCTCGCCGTGGCCGCGGCGAGGCGGAGCCGCATGACGCCGTTGTACCAGTTGGTGCTCGCCGCGTTCGCGCCGGCGATGTGACCGGCCTTGAAGTCGAACTCGATGACGCCGGACAGGTCGGCGCCGGTGAGCATGGTGTCCTTGCCGCCGAGCCGCACGCCGAAGCGGGACTGGCGCGCGCTCATCAGGAACGCCTCGCCGGTGTCCAGCGACGACGCCTGGCCCGGGTAGTCCTTGGTCGCGAACGCGTCCAGGTCGTAGAACGCGTTCAGCAGCACGAAGCCGTACGGGGTGACCTTGATCGCGTCGTCTGCGGGCTTCGTCGCCGGGACCTTCTCGGCGACGGGGGCACCGGCGGGCGCCGCCTGCTCGGCGGGCTTCGCCGGCTCGGCGGGCGTGGTCTGCGCGAGCGCCGAGAGCGGCAGCGCGAGCGCGAGGCCTGCAGCGACCAGCTTCTTGAAAGCCTTCATGCAGTTCCTCCGGAAATCGACTTGCTTTGCGTTTTGCGCGAGAGCCCGGGCCGGTTCAGCGGGGAGCGCCAGCTCGGACGAGTGCCTCCTCTCTACCACACCGTGCGGACCGCCGAGCGCAGAAAAGTTCGCTAGCCCCGCAGGAATTGCGGACTCGTGAAGACGGGTTCGGCGGTCCCTCGCACGAACGAGGCAAACGCTGGCCCTGGATCGACCGGGCGCCCGCACGGCCGGAGCTCCCGCCGTCGCGCGCGATTTGCGTGCGCGGGCGCACGCCTGGCAGCGGCGCTAGCGCCGGAGGCTGACGACCGTCACCGCGTCGCCGCCCTCGTGCCGGTCGCCGGCGCGGAAGGCGCCGACGTAGGGCGAGGCGGAGAGGTGATCGCGCAGCGCCTGCTTCAGCGCGCCGGTGCCGTGGCCGTGGAGGATGAGGCAGTCGGCCTCGCCGTCCGAGTAGAGGCGATCGAGGAATCGCTCCACCTCCCGGAGCAGCTCCTCGACGCGCAGGCCGCGCACGTCGAGCCGCCGCTCGAGGCCGGGCGGCGCGCTCGGGCGGGCCTCCGAGGCCGCCTGGAGCTTCTCCGAGCGCGAGCGCCCGAGCTTCGCCGCGTCCTTCGCCTTGCCGAGGAGCGGCACGAGATCCGCGACCGGCCGGCGGACCTTCAGCGGCCCGGCCCGCACGAGCGCGTCCTTGCCGTCCACCTCGACCACCTCGCCCTCCTGGCCGAGCGAGACGATCCGCACGCGCACGCCCGGCCTCACCTCGCCGCCCGGGAGCGCCTCCGCGCCGGCGTCGGCGCGCGCCTGCGTCGCCTTCGCCGCCTGGGCGACCGTCGCGCGCCAGGCGTCGAGCTGGCGGGCGGCGTCGGTCGCCGCCTTCACGGTGGGCCGCGCCTGCAGGCCGGCGAGCAGCTCCGCCACCTCCGCGCGCGCGGCCTCGAGCTCGTCCGCGAGCGCCTCGCCCATGCGCGCCGCCGCCTCGCGCTGGGCGCGCCGCGCGACCTCCTCGGCGGCCCGGGCGCGCTCCTCGGCCTTCCGCGCCGCGTCCCGCGCGCTCTCCGCGGCGCGCCGCTCCTCCGCGAGCCGCGCGCGCTCGTCGTCGAGGGCGCGGAGCGCCTGCCCGAGCGCGCCGCCGTGCCCGGTGAGCGCCGCCCGCGCCCGCTCGACGAGCGGCGCCGGCAGGCCCACCCGCGCGGCGACCTCGATCGCCGACGAGCTGCCCGGGCTCCCGAGGTGCAGCTGGTAGGTGGGCGCGAGCCGCTCGGCGTCGAAGCCGACGCGGGCGTTCGCGTAGCGCGGGTCCGTGAGAGCGAGCGCCTTCAGCTCGTCGAGGTGCGTGGTCACGAGCACCGCCGCGCCGCGCTCGACCAGGGACTCCAGGATCGCCGCGGCGAGGGCCGCCCCCTCGCGCGGATCGGTGTCGGCGGCGATCTCGTCCACGAGGATGAGGGAGCCGGGCACCGCGCCCGCGAGCATCTCCTTCACGGCCGCGAGGTGGGCGGTGAAGGTGGAGAGGTCCTTCGCGAGATCGCCCCGCTCGTCCACCGCCGCCTTCACCTCCAGGAAGAACGGCAGCCGCGACCCCTCGGCGGCCGCGACCGGCAGGCCGGCGCGGAGCATGAGCGCGGACAGCCCGACCGCGGTGATGGCGACCGTCTTCCCGCCGCCGTTCGGCCCCGACACGATGAGCGCGCGCGCGGGCGCGTCGAGCCGGACGTGGCTCGGGACCACCTTCTTGCCCTGGAGGACGAGCAGGGGATGGCGGAGCGACAGCAGCTCGAAGCCGGCGCCAGCGCCGCCCACCCTGAGCCCGTCGAAGGGGGAGAGCACCTCGGGGGCGTGCGCGTCGAGATCGGAGGCGAGCAGCGCCGAGCCCTCGAGCACGTCGAGCGCGGCCAGGATCCCGAGGTCGCGGGCGAGCGCGCCCGAGTCGGCCATGAGCGCGCCGGTGAGCTCGCGCAGGATGCGCTGCTCCTCCTCGGCGGCGACGGCGTTCGCGATCGAGAGCTCGTTGCCGAGCTCGACCATCGAATCCGGCTCGACGAAGAGCGTCTGGCCGGACTGCGAGGCGTTGTGGACGATGCCGGGGACGGCGCGGCGCGCGCTCGCGAGCACCGGGAGGACGTAGCGCTCGTTGCGGATGGTGAAGTAGGTGTCGCGCAGGTGGCGCTGCATGTCCGCGTCCGCGAGGAGCGTCTCGACCTGGGCCTTGAGCGCGCGGTGGAGGCCGCGGGATCGCTCGCGGGCCTGGGCGAGCTCCGCGCTCGCCCGGTCCGAGATCGCGCCCGAGGGCTCGATGGCGCGCTCGATCCGATCGGCGAGCGCCGCCGAGGGCGACAGCGGCTCCGCGAGCGCCCACAGCCGCGGCGTCTCCGACGCCCGGGCCTCGAGCAGGCCCCGGGTCCGGGCGGCGGCGCGTGCGAGCGCGGCGCACTCGCGCAGCGCGAGCGGCTCGAGGACGCCCCCCTTGCTCGCCCGCTCGAGGTGCCCCTCCACGTCGCCGACGCCCCCGAGCGGCAGCGCGAGGGCGAGCTCCGACAGTCGCCGCGCCTCTCCCACCAAGGCGAGCGCCTCGCGCGCGGCCTCCGCGGTCGGCTGGAAGGGGAGGGCGAGCGCCCGGTTGCGGCCCGCCGGCAGCCGGCAGCGGGCCGCGAGGGCGTTGAGGATCTCGGGCCAGCCGAGCTCTCGTTGCGTGCGGTCGGTCATCGGTCGGTGCTCCACTTACCCGTTCCGGGCGCGACGCGCCACCGACCGGATTACCGGCGCGTCCGCGTGGTTATATGACCTCGTGAAGCGCCTGCCCCTCGCCTCGTCCATCGCGCTGGTCGCGCTGCTGCTCGCCTGCGCCTCGACTCCCCCCCTGCCGTCCGGGCCCCTG includes:
- a CDS encoding HNH endonuclease — translated: MPAIAPSALDSTLLAQRLRELAGQERDVQVEFLLHLEVFDRRRAYVDAGYPSLWAYCLEVLHLREGAAGRRIQAMRVLRRFPSLEDALRDGRLCISTVQLLGQVLTEENLPDLVGRAAYRTKAEVDHLVASLQARTAPRAGLRKLPDRAAAASAPALPLAAVDAGPAEPQESPLAPPSSAAAAGVSPATMPAPSDPSRQRTRAVTRAVSESGWSLRVTIDRACKEDLETLTALLSHKFPDGDLAGVLREAIRCAIEKHGRRKGAVAPQRQRGTDREPRPSAESAAPTSTIPAIVRREVWKRDGGRCAWVAPDGRRCNSRWQLELDHIHPQALGGPSTVENLRVACKSHNLLHAEQTYGREHMDRFRRESVSERTGHAGTAPAAIQQGLWAT
- a CDS encoding endonuclease MutS2, with protein sequence MTDRTQRELGWPEILNALAARCRLPAGRNRALALPFQPTAEAAREALALVGEARRLSELALALPLGGVGDVEGHLERASKGGVLEPLALRECAALARAAARTRGLLEARASETPRLWALAEPLSPSAALADRIERAIEPSGAISDRASAELAQARERSRGLHRALKAQVETLLADADMQRHLRDTYFTIRNERYVLPVLASARRAVPGIVHNASQSGQTLFVEPDSMVELGNELSIANAVAAEEEQRILRELTGALMADSGALARDLGILAALDVLEGSALLASDLDAHAPEVLSPFDGLRVGGAGAGFELLSLRHPLLVLQGKKVVPSHVRLDAPARALIVSGPNGGGKTVAITAVGLSALMLRAGLPVAAAEGSRLPFFLEVKAAVDERGDLAKDLSTFTAHLAAVKEMLAGAVPGSLILVDEIAADTDPREGAALAAAILESLVERGAAVLVTTHLDELKALALTDPRYANARVGFDAERLAPTYQLHLGSPGSSSAIEVAARVGLPAPLVERARAALTGHGGALGQALRALDDERARLAEERRAAESARDAARKAEERARAAEEVARRAQREAAARMGEALADELEAARAEVAELLAGLQARPTVKAATDAARQLDAWRATVAQAAKATQARADAGAEALPGGEVRPGVRVRIVSLGQEGEVVEVDGKDALVRAGPLKVRRPVADLVPLLGKAKDAAKLGRSRSEKLQAASEARPSAPPGLERRLDVRGLRVEELLREVERFLDRLYSDGEADCLILHGHGTGALKQALRDHLSASPYVGAFRAGDRHEGGDAVTVVSLRR
- a CDS encoding branched-chain amino acid ABC transporter permease is translated as MQSVISGILVGGVYALIGIGLTIIFGVMRIINFAQGELLMLGMYATWIVFSWLGIDPFLSIVITAPLLFLWGAFLQKTIINRVLNALPQNQILLTIGLGLIMSNSIMLAFTSDYRILTTSYSSSSFSVGGISISQPLLYAFLITAAITGALYWFLLKTDTGQAIRATAQDRDAAQLMGINVKAMSVLAFGLGSALAGVAGALISPTYYIFPQVGSAFTLKAFVIVVLGGMGSVIGATLGGLIIGVTESLSAVYIASGLKELVTFVLFLGLLLFKPSGLLGKTRA
- a CDS encoding CBS domain-containing protein, coding for MADTKLTVGDWMTRNPITIGDDASIVEAIHLLREKNIRRLPVMKGGKLVGLVTEKMLLGYMPAKATSLDQWELHYLLSKTPVTAAMNPSPHAVKVGTPLSEAAKLLHDRKLNGVIVVDDRGDLVGILTTTNALEALIHFSARAP
- a CDS encoding branched-chain amino acid ABC transporter permease is translated as MDRPPLLSRAPRGFSVLGLVLFVAAVAALWAFPSFVKKPYVLHMGVVLFLAIIQGQAWNVVGGYAGQYSVGHAAYFGIGAYVTTMLLELNKIAPWIGIWAAIAAAVALSLVIGSITFRLRGPYFVLASISVAEIIRLAALHFKDFTRGAEGFLLSDIPALKIGATEIEFFTKRPFYFAALGLAVITIVANYLVQHSKLGYYFQAIREDQDAAHSLGINPAFYKNVALAISAAFTAWAGGFYAMFVKFIDPNTVFGLDVSVQFVLICIIGGIGTILGPVIGAMVLVPLSEVLRNPKGLVQLGILSSDSGFVRFVEANLSNAHLLVYGILVVIVILFAPEGVLGVIRRIAARVRRTAARGRTEPAATA
- a CDS encoding ABC transporter ATP-binding protein; protein product: MAILEIKHVSKFFGGLAANSDVSFSMEQGMIMGLIGPNGAGKTTLFNCITGYYPPSKGEVTFKGTRLNGLQPDQVCRLGMVRTWQKVRPLAKLSVLDNVMVGALARTSSLKVARELAMEQLKVVRMEHKPEFPAGGLPIGDRKKLEVARALATKPELLLLDEVMGGLNPAESEEIIQLILELKKRGLTQMVIEHDMKAIMRISDRIVVLNSGEKLAEGGPREIADNPDVIAAYLGERVE
- a CDS encoding ABC transporter substrate-binding protein encodes the protein MKKMLAPALAALSLALPGAGQAQVKIGFINSITGPEAPIGENLTNGVDMAVEDLKKKGVNVQLIKQDDTGKPQVSMSAMEQLATGDEVAAVVGPYTSATANAVAKLANQYKVPQVVPAAAKEEITRQGYDWVFRLNAPAHQYAQSLLDAALEFGKPKTIAFIYESTDFGTSVATAGKDYAQKKGLKVVGDEAYQKGAPDYRSTLTKVKAANPDLVFMVSYVADAILLMRQSREVGLKPQAFLGGGAGFDTAQFESEKDISNLVFSVTQWTPESTPGAEEFANRYRQKYGKKPTYHAACAYAAMMVVGEAAQKAGGDRKKIQEELKAGKWTGIMGEVDFQDYEGFTNQNKLIMPVIQYQGGKSVTVYPKQLAKKKAVFPFTWK
- a CDS encoding ABC transporter ATP-binding protein yields the protein MLQIRKLNFAYGDLQVLWDVDLEVKQGEIVTVVGSNGAGKSTILKNVSRLVRPTDGSIMFEGHELSHVPSHKVVELGIVQVPEARRIFPEMTVTENLRMGSFVKATRKDRERNMERVFSLFPRLAERKSQLGGTMSGGEQQMLAIGRGLMGNPRVLLLDEPSLGLSPLLVRNIFEIIKEINRQGTTILLVEQNVFQSLRISHRAYVLETGRVVLSGTGAELLDNAHVKKAFLGM